GTTGTGAGCAGAAACAGCCATTGCTGAAAAGTGATTCCGGATGTGAAGTTCGCTGCTGGCGGGCGGTTACATGATCTGAAAGGTTGGCGTATTGTGTGAGGGCATCAGGCGCAATACGCCTTTTTCAGTGAGTCCACCAGCACCTCTGAGGCTGTAGATAATTTATGATGTGCCGAACGCAAAACGCCGATCCGTCGCTGGATCACCGGTGTATCCAGATCGATACAGGTTGCGCCCAGCTCGGTCATTTGCGTGCGGCACAGCGCAGGCACGGCGCTGCCGCCGAGGCCGTTGGCCACCAGACGACCAACGGTCACCAGTTGATGACTCTCCAGCGCCACCTCCAGCGTATGTCCGCTTTGCACCAGTTGTTCTTCCAGCATCAGGCGCACGGCGGAAGGACGTTGCAGGGTGATGAAATCCAGCGTTAACAATTCGCGCCACGCAATACGATCCCGGCCCGCCAGTCGGCACGTTGGCGGCACAATGGCGATAAAACGATCCACGCCAAGCGGCGTGAAATGCAGATGCCCTGAATAATCTGGCTCAAAGGCAATGCCCATCTCCACCCGCCCTTCACTGACCATCTCAATCACGTGTTCGTTGATCACATCGTGAACCGTTACGTTGATACCGGAGTAAGAGTCACGAAACGTTTTTAGTACCGATGGCAGGACGTTAGCAGCAAATGAGGGCATGGCGGCAATAGAGATTTTACCGCGCTGCAGCGTAAAACGCTGATGCATTGCCTCTTCCGTATTCTCCCAGTCCGCCAGCAGCTGTCGCCCCATGTTCAGCAACGTTTCGCCCTCCTGCGTCAGGGTCACTTTGCGGGTGGTTCTCAACAGTAGCGCCCCGCCCAGCGAATCCTCCAGCCCTTTAATCGCCAGACTTAATGCGGGTTGCGACATATTCAGTCTTTCACTGGCATGAGCAAAATTCAGAGTGTGAGCTACCGCTAAAAACGCGCGTAACTGTTTGATGCTCATTCCCATTTCGCATTCCTTTAACTTGTTGAATACCTTTAATTAACATTAAATTGATAAAAAAACCCAATAAGTGAGTCACAAATTTAAAATTAACAAATCATTTTTCACCCCCAATGATGTCGGCAAGGACAACTGGAGGGGCAAGTATATGGCTGGACTGGATAAACGGGTCGCCACGTATCAAGAGGCGCTGGAAGGACTGACCGATAACATGACGCTGCTGGCGGGCGGTTTTGGCTTATGTGGAATCCCGGAGAACCTGATTGCCGAAGTACGTCGTCGGGAGGTTCAGGGGCTTACGGTTGTGTCAAACAACTGTGGCGTGGATGGTTTTGGCCTTGGCGTGCTGCTGGAAACGCGCCAGGTACGCAAGGTCGTCGCATCTTATGTGGGTGAAAACGCGCTGTTTGAGCAGCAGGTTCTTAACGGTGAGCTGGAAGCTATCCTGACACCGCAAGGCACGCTGGCAGAGCAACTGCGTGCGGGCGGCGCGGGGATCCCGGCATTCTATACCGCTACCGGATACGGCACCCCCGTGGCCGAAGGAAAAGAAGTTCGCGAGTTTGCCGGACGCCCTTACATCTTAGAACAGGCGATAACCGGTGATTTTGCGCTGGTTAAAGGCTGGAAAGCCGACTGGTACGGCAACGTTATTTATCGCCACACCGCACAGAATTTTAATCCACTGATGGCCGCCGCAGGGCGTATTACCGTCGTGGAAGTTGAAGAAATTGTCCCTCCCGGAGAGCTGGATCCCGCCGCAATTCACACCCCAGGAATTTTCGTTAACCGACTGATTCTGGGGCAGTTTGAAAAACGTATTGAACAACGCACCCTGCGACAGAAAGGAGCCTGACCATGTTAACGCGTGAACAAATGGCGATGCGTGTCGCCCGCGAACTGCGCGACGGTTATTACGTCAACCTTGGGATCGGTATCCCCACTCTGGTGGCGAACTACATTCCTGATGGCATGGACGTAATGCTGCAATCGGAAAACGGTTTGCTGGGTATGGGCCCGTTTCCCACAGAAGACGAAATTGATGCTGACATGATCAACGCCGGGAAACAGACCGTGACGGCGCGTAAAGGTGCAGCGATCTTCGACTCGGCGCAATCCTTCGCCATGATCCGCGGCGGCCACGTTGACCTGACGGTGCTTGGCGCATTTGAAGTGGATGTAAACGGCAATATCGCCTCATGGATGATCCCTGGAAAAATGGTGAAAGGCATGGGCGGCGCGATGGACCTGGTTGCCGGTGCCGACAACATCATCGTGGTGATGACCCATGCCTCCAAAAGCGGTGAGTCGAAACTGCTTCCCGCCTGCACCCTGCCGCTGACCGGCGTGGCCTGCATTAAACGCGTGCTTACCGATCTGGCGCTCCTGGAAATTGCCGACGGCGCGTTCATTCTGCGTGAGCGTGCGCCGGGCATCAGCGTGGATGCAATTGTCGCCAGAACCGCCGGCAAGCTGATCGTTCCCGAAAATGTTCCCGAAATGCACTTTAGCTGAGGAGCCGACCATGCAGGATGTTGTGATTGTCGCGGCAACGCGCACCCCGATTGGCAGTTTTCATGGCGCGCTGGCAGCGCTTTCCGCGGTTGAGCTAGGTTCGATAGTGATCCGTTCACTGCTGGAAAAAACCAACCTGGCGCCTGATCAAATTGATGAAGTGATCTTCGGCCAGGTCCTGACGGCAGGCAGTGGCCAGAATCCGGCCAGACAAACGGCATTACGCGCAGGTCTGCCGGTAACCACGCCAGCGTTAACCATTAATTTGGTGTGCGGCTCGGGCCTGAAGGCGGTGCATCAGGCGGTTCAGGCAATTCGCTGCGGTGATGCGCAAATTGTGATTGCTGGTGGGCAGGAGAGCATGAGCAATGCGCCCTATTTTCTCGATGGAGCCCGGACGGGCCTGCGGTTAGGTCATGCCAGCATGAAAGACAGCGTGGTGCATGACGGTTTGTGGGATGCATTTAACGACTATCACATGGGCATAACCGCA
The Citrobacter arsenatis DNA segment above includes these coding regions:
- a CDS encoding LysR family transcriptional regulator, producing the protein MGMSIKQLRAFLAVAHTLNFAHASERLNMSQPALSLAIKGLEDSLGGALLLRTTRKVTLTQEGETLLNMGRQLLADWENTEEAMHQRFTLQRGKISIAAMPSFAANVLPSVLKTFRDSYSGINVTVHDVINEHVIEMVSEGRVEMGIAFEPDYSGHLHFTPLGVDRFIAIVPPTCRLAGRDRIAWRELLTLDFITLQRPSAVRLMLEEQLVQSGHTLEVALESHQLVTVGRLVANGLGGSAVPALCRTQMTELGATCIDLDTPVIQRRIGVLRSAHHKLSTASEVLVDSLKKAYCA
- a CDS encoding CoA transferase subunit A, producing the protein MAGLDKRVATYQEALEGLTDNMTLLAGGFGLCGIPENLIAEVRRREVQGLTVVSNNCGVDGFGLGVLLETRQVRKVVASYVGENALFEQQVLNGELEAILTPQGTLAEQLRAGGAGIPAFYTATGYGTPVAEGKEVREFAGRPYILEQAITGDFALVKGWKADWYGNVIYRHTAQNFNPLMAAAGRITVVEVEEIVPPGELDPAAIHTPGIFVNRLILGQFEKRIEQRTLRQKGA
- a CDS encoding CoA transferase subunit B — translated: MLTREQMAMRVARELRDGYYVNLGIGIPTLVANYIPDGMDVMLQSENGLLGMGPFPTEDEIDADMINAGKQTVTARKGAAIFDSAQSFAMIRGGHVDLTVLGAFEVDVNGNIASWMIPGKMVKGMGGAMDLVAGADNIIVVMTHASKSGESKLLPACTLPLTGVACIKRVLTDLALLEIADGAFILRERAPGISVDAIVARTAGKLIVPENVPEMHFS